A window of the Thermus thermamylovorans genome harbors these coding sequences:
- a CDS encoding M16 family metallopeptidase encodes MFREAKLKNGLRVIAEVLPEARSVALGYFVKTGARDEGPGESGVSHFLEHMVFKGPEGMDALSVNLAFDRLGAQYNAFTSEEATVYYGAVLPEFAPALLELFSKLMRPALRQEDFDTEKLVILEEIARYQDRPGYMAYDWARARFFAGHPLGNSVLGTVESITALSREGMAAYHGRRYLAGSMVLAATGKVDFEGLVAEAERLTEGWPRGEAPRAYPPVAPAQGLEARPYEKARALYLVGLFPGVAHAAEERFPAQVLAHLLGEEGSGRLHFTLVDRGLAEVASFGHEEADGAGFFHAYVQADPRNKEAVLEALQEELARLEREGVREEEVQRAKTPLATGLVFAGETPMGRLFHLGMEYLYTGRYLSLAGAKDRVQRVSAAEVNALLEQGFLRQGFYHLVLPEA; translated from the coding sequence ATGTTTCGTGAGGCGAAGCTCAAAAACGGCCTCCGGGTCATCGCCGAGGTGCTCCCGGAGGCCAGAAGCGTGGCCCTGGGCTACTTCGTGAAGACCGGGGCCCGGGACGAGGGGCCCGGGGAAAGCGGGGTGAGCCACTTCCTGGAGCACATGGTCTTCAAGGGCCCCGAGGGGATGGACGCCCTTTCGGTGAACCTGGCCTTCGACCGCCTGGGGGCCCAGTACAACGCCTTCACCTCCGAGGAGGCCACGGTCTACTATGGGGCCGTCCTGCCGGAGTTCGCCCCGGCTTTGCTGGAGCTCTTCTCCAAGCTCATGCGCCCCGCCCTGCGCCAGGAGGACTTTGACACCGAGAAGCTGGTGATCCTGGAGGAGATCGCCCGCTACCAGGACCGCCCGGGCTATATGGCCTACGACTGGGCCCGCGCCCGCTTCTTCGCGGGGCACCCCTTGGGGAATAGCGTTTTGGGCACGGTGGAAAGCATCACCGCCCTCAGCCGGGAGGGGATGGCCGCCTACCACGGGAGACGCTACCTTGCGGGAAGCATGGTCCTTGCGGCCACGGGCAAGGTGGACTTCGAGGGGCTGGTGGCCGAGGCCGAGCGCCTCACGGAAGGCTGGCCCCGGGGAGAGGCGCCTCGCGCCTATCCTCCCGTGGCCCCTGCCCAGGGCCTGGAGGCGCGCCCCTACGAAAAGGCCCGGGCCCTTTACCTGGTGGGCCTTTTCCCCGGGGTGGCCCATGCGGCGGAGGAACGCTTCCCCGCCCAGGTCCTGGCCCACCTCCTGGGGGAGGAGGGCTCGGGCAGGCTCCACTTCACCCTGGTGGACCGGGGCCTTGCGGAGGTGGCCTCCTTCGGGCACGAGGAGGCGGACGGGGCCGGGTTCTTCCACGCCTACGTGCAGGCGGACCCCAGGAACAAGGAGGCGGTCCTCGAGGCCCTGCAGGAGGAGCTCGCCCGCCTGGAGCGGGAGGGGGTAAGGGAAGAGGAGGTACAGAGGGCCAAGACCCCCCTGGCCACGGGCCTGGTCTTCGCCGGGGAAACGCCCATGGGGCGGCTCTTCCACCTGGGGATGGAGTACCTCTACACCGGCCGCTACCTCTCCCTGGCCGGGGCGAAGGACCGGGTGCAAAGGGTGTCGGCGGCGGAGGTCAACGCCCTCCTGGAGCAGGGCTTTTTGCGGCAGGGGTTCTACCACCTGGTGCTTCCAGAGGCCTAG
- a CDS encoding 3-hydroxybutyryl-CoA dehydrogenase, which produces MEIRTIGVVGAGQMGSGIAQVAAQAGYQVVLVDVAESFLERGLSAIRRSLGKFLEKGKLTQEAHDEALGRIRTSLVLGDLGEADLIVEAIVEDEGEKRRLFERLGSLAKPEAILATNTSSIPITALARHSGRPERFIGMHFFNPVPLMGLVEVIRGELTSEPTREVVVGVARRMGKTPLEVQDYPGFVSNRLLMPMINEAVEALREGVASKEAIDGVMRLGMNHPMGPLELADFIGLDTCLAIMEVLHRGFGDDKYRPSPLLRRMVQAGLLGRKTGRGFYAYDEKGNRLA; this is translated from the coding sequence ATGGAGATCAGGACGATAGGCGTGGTGGGCGCGGGACAGATGGGCAGCGGCATCGCCCAGGTGGCGGCCCAGGCGGGGTACCAGGTGGTGCTGGTGGACGTGGCGGAGAGCTTCCTGGAGCGGGGCCTTTCCGCCATCCGCCGCTCCTTGGGCAAGTTCCTGGAAAAGGGGAAGCTAACCCAGGAGGCCCACGACGAGGCCCTGGGGCGCATCCGCACCAGCCTGGTCCTGGGGGACCTGGGGGAGGCGGACCTCATCGTGGAGGCCATCGTGGAAGACGAGGGGGAGAAGCGCCGCCTCTTCGAGCGCCTGGGGAGCCTGGCCAAGCCCGAGGCCATCCTGGCCACCAACACCAGCTCCATCCCCATCACCGCCCTGGCCCGCCATTCCGGGCGGCCCGAGCGCTTCATCGGCATGCACTTCTTCAACCCCGTGCCCCTGATGGGGCTGGTGGAGGTGATCCGGGGGGAGCTCACCTCCGAGCCCACCCGGGAGGTGGTGGTGGGGGTGGCGAGGCGGATGGGGAAGACCCCCTTAGAGGTCCAGGACTACCCCGGCTTCGTCTCCAACCGCCTCCTCATGCCCATGATCAACGAGGCGGTGGAGGCCTTGAGGGAAGGGGTGGCCAGCAAGGAAGCCATCGACGGCGTGATGCGCCTGGGGATGAACCACCCAATGGGGCCTTTGGAGCTCGCGGACTTCATCGGCCTGGATACCTGCCTGGCCATCATGGAGGTGCTCCACCGGGGCTTCGGGGACGACAAGTATCGCCCCTCCCCTCTCCTCCGCCGCATGGTGCAGGCGGGGCTTTTGGGCCGCAAGACGGGCCGCGGTTTCTACGCCTACGACGAAAAGGGGAACCGGCTCGCCTGA
- a CDS encoding ion transporter codes for MGALARLVESGPFQAFSVGVILLAALVVGLETYPEVLRALPWLPALNTFVLGFFILEASLRFLATWPRAGRYFADGWNLFDLLVIAASFLPETGPYAPVARVLRLLRVLRLVRFLRELQIILLALARAIPAMGYVILLLFLHFYVFAVAGVFLFRENDPVHFANLHTALLTLFRVMTLEDWTDVMYTQIYGCDRYGFGFAEELCTSPRAMPWAALYFVVFVLLGTVIFLNLFIGIIVNTMDEIRRRHQEFPPPNPKEAELARLEADLETLKERVRRLREGA; via the coding sequence ATGGGGGCGTTGGCGCGCCTGGTGGAAAGCGGGCCCTTCCAGGCCTTCTCCGTAGGGGTCATCCTCCTCGCGGCCCTGGTGGTGGGCCTAGAGACCTACCCGGAGGTGCTCCGGGCCCTTCCCTGGCTTCCCGCCCTGAACACCTTCGTCCTGGGCTTTTTCATCCTGGAGGCCTCTTTGCGCTTCCTGGCCACCTGGCCCCGGGCGGGGCGCTACTTCGCCGACGGCTGGAACCTCTTCGACCTCCTGGTGATCGCTGCCAGCTTTCTCCCGGAGACCGGTCCTTACGCGCCCGTGGCCCGGGTGCTCCGCCTCCTTCGGGTCCTGCGCCTGGTGCGCTTTTTAAGAGAGCTTCAGATCATCCTCCTGGCCCTGGCCCGGGCCATCCCCGCCATGGGGTACGTGATCCTCCTCCTCTTCCTGCACTTCTATGTCTTCGCCGTGGCCGGGGTCTTCCTCTTCCGGGAGAACGACCCGGTCCACTTCGCCAACCTGCACACCGCCCTTCTCACCCTCTTCCGGGTGATGACCCTGGAGGACTGGACCGATGTGATGTACACCCAGATCTACGGCTGCGACCGCTACGGCTTCGGCTTCGCCGAGGAGCTCTGCACGAGCCCCCGGGCCATGCCCTGGGCGGCCCTCTACTTCGTGGTCTTCGTCCTCCTGGGCACGGTGATCTTCCTCAACCTCTTCATCGGCATCATCGTGAACACCATGGACGAGATCCGCCGCCGCCACCAGGAGTTCCCTCCCCCAAACCCCAAGGAGGCGGAGCTCGCCCGGCTGGAAGCGGACCTGGAAACCCTCAAGGAGCGGGTCCGGCGGCTTCGGGAGGGAGCCTGA